TTAAGCAacattcttttatttattatattgtatattcAAAGTAAAGCTGCTATAATTAGTGTATACTATACTTGTAATATTGAAATACAATTAAAGCTTATATTAGTATTCgagtaaacaataaaataaaataatattttgttgactaCAACTTCATTATTTGTATAACattttctataaaattatCTTTTGAAAACACAAAGTTTATTGATATGCACTACGTTTtgctttaatgtttaaatacaattttaccAAAAGCCTTCGCAGCTCAGCCAGTGGAATGTCAAGGCCAAGGCAAtgccaaattattaaaagacaCAAATGCTCCAATTAATGATTCGCATTACTCCACGTCCAAAGCCCCTAAGCTAACCTGATTAGGAGTGTATTCATATCGGCTCACGTTCTCTTGGGATTACATTCTCCAATATCCATCTTAAGCAAGCTTACCGATCAAAGTTGTTTGGCAAAACCCTGGACAATTTAAAGTGCGTGCAAAGAGAACAATTGGCATTAATTTTACGAACTGTGAGATCTACGTTTTAGGCACTTGGCTAGTATTTCCCGATTGGTCATGATTAGCGTGAGCAATTCAACGCGAATATTTGCCCGTGCTCGATTTTCGCACTTCAGTGGAGAGGGGTAAATCGAGACCGGTTTTTGGGCAGGCCAAAATATCCGGTAGCAACAATCGCactttttgcaattttaatgtcGCACACAAATTGAATCCCAAATAACTTGCTACATATCTGCTGGCATCAAGTCCGGCAAATTTATACAGGCTCTGACGCTGACGCGGGCCCCAAATCTGTGTGTCCAATTGCCGGGCAAGACATAATTTGCTCCACATTTCCCACACAAAGGTCTAACGCAACCACATTAGCCAGACCTATAGCCTTTCGCTCCTCTTTGTTGGCCAGCTGGGTTGTTCGGTTGGGGCTTGGCTttggcaacggcaacggcaacggctgAGGTTGAGTGCTGGCACTGGGGGGATAATGATCGACAGCCTCGGCAGTGGCCGATGCCCACCGTGGactacattaaaattatcgaAATAAGTTACCAAAATTTGATAGCAACGGAAAATTACCCAGTATGGtataagattaaaaaaaatattaaaatttaaaataaaatacacaacCATTCtgtttttgccaaaataaaaaaaaaatgtacttttatagagccatatttaaaatcttaattttaaacacgTAGTTCTCCTCTTATCCTAAACTACTACGACTTAGTATCAAACCAATCACAAAACAACTACATTTAGTTACATACATTTTGTACAAAGTGCCTATTgctctttaaatttaagatataATTAAGTAAAACATTTCTATAGAGTaccagaaataatttattagtatttaataatttgcaaaaacaaaatactaaataataattaaaaaatgctaatttATAGCAAACTGATTCAACgcacttttaaattatgtaataaatgataaataagtattattaaggaaaagctttttttataaaattatccGTGACACACAAATATGaagttaaatacatttattgatGGATTGGTTTGATGGATTGGCTTAGTTTcgaaattttcttttgattcatccttacaaattttaagttcTTGTTCAATGTCTCAgttatctttaaattaaattgataattGCTTTAATCGCttttgcacttatttattatttcattacctattttgtttattatataaataccGTTTCGTTGGAGCCACTGGATCGGATAAATCAAAGACAAAAGATTTGTATATGAATAATATGTGTGTATTTGCAGGGACAATCGTAAAACTATAACAATAAGGGCTGGGGCAATATGGAATGGCGGTTCTTAGTGATGGTAGGCAACAGCAGGGGCGGCGTAGGAGGTGTAGGTAGCGGGGGCGGCATAGTGGGCCACTGGAGCCACGGTCTTGACCACAGCGGGGGCAGCATAGTGGGCAACGGGGGCCACGGTCTTGACAACAGCTGGGGCGGCATAGTGAGCCACTGGGGCGGCGGCGTAGTGGGCCAGGGGAGCGGCGACGGTCTTCACAACTGGGGCCACGGCGACGGCCTTGACCAGGGGCTCACGGTTCACCACGGCGTTGAATCCGTTGATGGGGTCGGCGGTGTACTGGACGGTCCTCTTGTAGCCATCGGCGTCGATCAAGGAGTACTCTCCGCGAACCACATCGCCGTCGCGCTCCTCCACCTGGCTCTTGGAGTCCCCGGAGAGGGAGTCCTGCACATCGTAGGCGTACTTGTACTGGGGATGGGGGTCGTACTCCTCGGCGGCCTTGGCCAGGACGGGCTGGGCGTGGGCCACGGCGACGGGGGCGTGGGCGTAGGTGGCCACTGCGGGGGCGGCGTGGTACACCTGCTGGACGGGCAGAACTCCGGCGCTGGCGGCGGCGATCAGGGCGAAGAGGGCGATGAACTGCAAGAGGGATGGAGATTAGGATCTGAGAGATCTGGACATTTGGGCGGGGCTAAATCCTGGGGGCCAACCTTGAATGCCATGTTGATTGtttgggtttggtttggtttggtggctgctgctgctgctgttggttgCTGGGAGGCGAAGTGAACTGTGAGGGCTACTGGGCCAACACTTCGCTTATATACTCAGATGGAGTAATTTCTTTagctgccgttgccgttgaATTGCCGGTTGAATTGAGTTGCTATTGCCGGTTGGCCACGCTCTTGGCGTAATTAGTGCAATTCATTTATGCTAAACGTGTGTGGAGAGGGGAAAAGTGTAGCATTGAAGCCGTGCTCAATCTTTGTATCGTTGTGTTttgtcattaaaataaattcaatttacccAAGAGATACGAAAAACATGCGCATTGGCCGAAACCAGTTGGTTCGCGAAACAGTTAATGAACTAATAAATGACtggcttaaaaacaaattaacttatcttttttttattacgccatgcaaaaaattataagttaaattattcattttgcaatattgtaatatttagaaatagtttttaatgtaaaattttatactttttattgaaatatttattagcaATAACAAGTCCTAGCTTAAAAAGTTTGGTAATTTGGCAGTTATTATTATGCTAATCACTAATTATCCAAATTAAAGGTCTTTTATCATACCCTTGTTTTTTCCAATTAAACttgaaataagaaatattaaacataaatatatataaataaaatatatttattgtaaaataaatataatataatcatAAATACGGAAATATTTTTGCTAAAATGTTGCTTTGCTGATTGTAatcttgtattttatttttacaaaaaagctgaatatttaaattaaacacttttttcaAACTAGTTCAAGAAAATGCAATTGAGCTTAAGATTTGGTAATACATTGTACGTTGAATGGTATTTGATCGTGTTTGTgaaaaaactaattgaataaataataaaatagcaGACACTTCTAAGAAAATGGTAATTAAAATTGGCTTGGCGTAATCAAGTGCAGCTGGGTATTTCAATCGAACACTTTCAATTGGGCAGAACTGAAGAAGGTGCGTGACTATTTTTACAAGCCACCAGCGGCGTTCGAGGTGATGCGCCAAAAATGAATTCCAATTAGGTGTCATCAATGTCACCAAGTAGCGTATAAAATCCAATGGCCCACACTGGGTCAGACATTCAGTGTTTGGCTTTAGCCCAAGACAGCAGCAGTTAATCAAAATCATCCAATCAACAATGGCAGTAAAGGTTTGTGTGACCAGTTGGAGGATAAGCCTTCCCGGGGATTACCAGTGCATACAGAACCGAAATCCtgcttaaaattcaaaatcttgAAATAGATCCTAATGgatgttttgatttttatccTTCAGATCGTTATCGCTTTGGCTCTGTTCGCCGTGGCCCATGGCGCCGTGCTGAGAACCGCTGCTCCGGTGGCAGTGGCTCCTGCTCCTGTACCCGTTCTGGCCAAGACCGTCGAGCTCGAGGAGGTGGACCCGCATCCCCAGTACTCGTACAGCTACGACGTGCAGGACACTCTTTCCGGCGACAACAAGGGACACGTGGAGGAGCGCGATGGGGACATCGTTCGCGGAGAGTACTCCCTTATCGACGCCGATGGCTTCAGGCGTACCGTGACCTATACCGCCGATCCCGTCAACGGATTCAACGCTGTCGTCCGCCGTGAACCCCTGGCCGCCGTTGTAGCCGCCGAGCCGGTGGTCAAGGTTGCCGCTCCGCTGGTCAAGGCCGCCGCCCCCGTCGCCCTGGCCGCACCAGCTCCCATTGTCCGCTCCGCTCCCCTGGCCGTCGCTGCTCCCCTGATCAAGTCCGCTCCCCTGGCAGTTGCCACGCCCTTCGTCCGCTCTGCCCCCTTGGCGGTGGCTGCTCCCGCCCCTGTTCTGCGTACCGCTGCCTATGCCACGCCCCTGCGGTACACCGCCCCCGCATACACCATTGCCAACTTGTAAATACTGAGGATGCGACCGCAATTAATGCAAACTGTTGTTTTGTTTCTATGATAATAAAATGTGATTTgttatgttaattattattaatttttattcaaaattttttggttttttacgcGCCTTACAAAAGGCGGCAAAAATACTATGAAATGCCTTACTTGTAAAGGAAATTAGTGGAAATGAATAACTAATGTTGTGAAAAAGAATGAAATTCCTgcaacatttaaaatacaaatttaaaacggaCTTGTTTAATGACCTTGTTTAGCGGTTAAagtttattcatttttaatggGGATTGAGAAGAAGACTATAAGTATGGTATTAAGATTAAGATACCGCTAAAATGAAACTCAAAACATAACTTGAAGGGTAATATACACTCTTATAGTATTCCCTAGCAGAGGGTATTATGAAGTTTGTAACGCCGTAAAGGAgacatatattcttgatcagcatgacAAGTtgatatagccatgtccgtctgtttctaTACCGTTTACAAACTTTAAAGTCCCGCGGTTAATCttactttgtttaaatatatcatgtttaacaagaaagaaagcaaacttcggcaagccggcgttcatatacccttgcagctattgcaagaattaaatacttttgaaaacatgaaaattataatttacttgcgtatatattgaaaaaaattgaagatatgatgatttgcagctcaattattataataaataataccctctgcaagggtataaaaacagcgGAGGTCG
This genomic window from Drosophila gunungcola strain Sukarami chromosome 3R, Dgunungcola_SK_2, whole genome shotgun sequence contains:
- the LOC128266643 gene encoding larval cuticle protein A2B encodes the protein MAVKIVIALALFAVAHGAVLRTAAPVAVAPAPVPVLAKTVELEEVDPHPQYSYSYDVQDTLSGDNKGHVEERDGDIVRGEYSLIDADGFRRTVTYTADPVNGFNAVVRREPLAAVVAAEPVVKVAAPLVKAAAPVALAAPAPIVRSAPLAVAAPLIKSAPLAVATPFVRSAPLAVAAPAPVLRTAAYATPLRYTAPAYTIANL